A genomic segment from Asterias amurensis chromosome 6, ASM3211899v1 encodes:
- the LOC139938040 gene encoding NADH-ubiquinone oxidoreductase subunit 8-like has product MALLGRSYQLGKSVTKPGHLGLLMTSLKAVSAAPSRLCSSYKYVNNVEPGDSMREITDRAATRLFFGELVRGLGMTMSYLFREPATINYPFEKGPLSPRFRGEHALRRYPSGEERCIACKLCEAICPAQAITIEAEARADGSRRTTRYDIDMTKCIYCGFCQEACPVDAIVEGPNFEFSTETHEELLYNKEKLLNNGDKWEAEIAGNIQADHLYR; this is encoded by the exons atggcgttGCTCGGGAGAAGTTACCAGCTTGGGAAAAGTGTCACAAAACCAG GTCATCTGGGTCTATTGATGACATCACTGAAGGCTGTATCAGCAGCGCCCTCTAGACTCTGTTCATCGTACA AATATGTGAATAATGTAGAGCCTGGAGACAGTATGAGGGAGATCACAGACAGAGCGGCCACCAGACTATTCTTCGGAGAGCTTGTAAGAG GTCTGGGAATGACAATGAGTTACCTGTTCCGTGAGCCAGCCACCATTAACTACCCCTTTGAGAAGGGACCATTGAGCCCAAGGTTCCGTGGTGAGCACGCCCTGAGACGTTACCCCTCAGGTGAAGAGAGGTGCATTGCTTGCAAACTCTGTGAGGCTATCTGCCCAGCACAG GCCATCACCATAGAGGCTGAGGCAAGAGCTGACGGTAGCCGGCGAACGACCCGTTATGATATCGACATGACTAAATGCATTTACTGTGGGTTCTGCCAAGAAGCCTGTCCTGTTGATGCCATTGTGGAG GGTCCTAACTTTGAGTTTTCAACAGAAACGCATGAAGAGCTATTATACAATAAGGAGAAACTCCTAAACAACGGTGATAAATGGGAAGCAGAGATTGCCGGCAACATCCAAGCTGATCACTTATACCGCTAG